ACGATCCGCTGAAAATATCAATGATGGCCGGGTTGAATATCGCGGACGAACTGCTAAAAGAAAAAAGAAGAAGGTTTGCGGGACAAGAGACGGCGGGAGAACCGGAAGAAATCGAAGAGATTACAGAACGACTGATTGAAAAAATAGACAAAAGCCTCCATTAGTGC
This window of the Spirochaetales bacterium genome carries:
- a CDS encoding cell division protein ZapA, producing the protein MKQDKHQLKVTILGVPLTIQSGEDSHYLNKIVNYFICKLKEVERDTTLNDPLKISMMAGLNIADELLKEKRRRFAGQETAGEPEEIEEITERLIEKIDKSLH